From Bdellovibrio sp. KM01:
ACAAGGATTCAAAACCTCAAGTGATCGCAAATCCTAACTGCTCCACTATCCAATTGGTGGTTGCATTGAAACCTTTGTCAGAAAAATTCGGCTTGGATGAAGTGCGTGTCAGTACCTATCAAGCAGTAAGTGGCGCTGGCCAAGGTGGCTATGATGAGTTGATGGAGCAAACCTCCAAAGCAACTCAAGAAAAGCATGAACCAAAAACTTTCCCTCATACAATCTTGTTCAATTGCATCCCGCAAATTGGCTCCTTCAATGATGACGGTTTCTGCAGTGAAGAAGTCAAAATCATGAAAGAGACACGCAAGATTTTGGGACTGCCACAATTGAAAGTATCTGCTTTCACAGTTCGTATCCCCGCATTGAATGCCCACAGTGAATCAGTTTGGGTGACATTGAAAAAAGATACGACACGCGAAGCGATTACGGAGGCTTTGGCATCTCATGACGGCATCGTGGTTCAAGACGACCCGAAAAGAAGTGTTTACCCACTAGCCAGAGAAGTATCGGGTAAAGACCCTGTGTATGTTGGCCGTATCCACCGTGATCCTGAAGATTCCAAACTGTGGATGATGTGGGTGGTGTCTGACAATATCCGTAAGGGTGCCGCTTTAAACG
This genomic window contains:
- a CDS encoding aspartate-semialdehyde dehydrogenase, giving the protein MKRKLKVGVVGATGMVGQTFMTLLAEREFPIAELRPFASENSLGKKIELQGQQWPCQVLKEGCFEGLDLVFFSSGDDISAEWAPKAVKAGAFAVDNSAAFRMDPNTVLIVPEVNGHLLNKDSKPQVIANPNCSTIQLVVALKPLSEKFGLDEVRVSTYQAVSGAGQGGYDELMEQTSKATQEKHEPKTFPHTILFNCIPQIGSFNDDGFCSEEVKIMKETRKILGLPQLKVSAFTVRIPALNAHSESVWVTLKKDTTREAITEALASHDGIVVQDDPKRSVYPLAREVSGKDPVYVGRIHRDPEDSKLWMMWVVSDNIRKGAALNGIQIAEQLFF